The Bacillus sp. Y1 genome has a window encoding:
- the fliS gene encoding flagellar export chaperone FliS: protein MAVNNPYQAYQQNSLNTASPGELTLMLYNGCLKFIHQAKVAMQAKNIEEKNTNLIKAQKIIQEFMVTLNMDIPVSKDLMAMYDYLNRRLMEANLKNDVAILDEVSGFVTEYRDTWKQVIQLNRQKQFAQGGQA from the coding sequence ATGGCAGTAAATAATCCTTACCAAGCATATCAACAAAACTCTTTAAATACTGCATCCCCTGGTGAACTAACTCTCATGTTATATAATGGGTGTTTGAAGTTTATTCACCAAGCTAAGGTTGCGATGCAGGCAAAGAATATTGAAGAGAAAAATACAAATTTGATTAAAGCACAAAAAATTATCCAAGAGTTTATGGTTACTTTAAATATGGATATTCCTGTGTCGAAAGATTTAATGGCAATGTATGATTATCTAAATCGTCGTTTAATGGAAGCTAATTTAAAAAACGATGTAGCTATCCTTGATGAGGTTTCTGGTTTTGTAACAGAATACCGTGACACATGGAAACAAGTCATCCAACTAAACCGTCAAAAGCAGTTTGCTCAAGGTGGCCAAGCCTAG
- the fliD gene encoding flagellar filament capping protein FliD codes for MSMRIGGLASGMDIDTMVSDLMKAERIPLDKLKQKKQVLEWQRDDYRSMNTLLLNFRSELTNMRLSSTYRSRGTTSTDETKVTATASSAASLASYSISAVNKLASAATKVNSTSIADSGKKIDVNKSLYEAQTDFANETFDWQKGSVETQTIAAPTVGEPIKLSLKEGVSILTSNPSHINVKVNGVSYEVVTDPAATLDATKKQVKIDSSGNLTFSSGITKDSTIKVDYVASHRTQSHTMAEASNIIKLSDDAKHSASSISTIVVKGTNGAADTTYEFPVTDGVRATELKDADGNLIVRVNKESGELEFGSQISKDVKVEINYEQKFSAFSMTTYGSDNQPKTDNFLISGTESLNSVINKVNSSSIGVSMFYDDVTGRMTLTRNETGNFNLTGDEITTSGSLINNVLGFGGVTENGGDNAEFVLNGLKTTRTSNTFEVSGVTFTLKQVFPESTNPTPVNVNITNNTNQIFENIKGFVTKYNELIAKIQGEVQEERYKDYTPLTDEQREELSDKQQEQWEERAKSGMLRRDPTLTSLLNKMRSNFSNPVSKGDINPLYKQLASIGIKTSANYLEGGKLEIDEAALKKAIEADPTSVEKLFNATGSTEGEKGIAQRLTDTVNASMEKLRSKAGNSYTTNTQFEIGKLLNDVGKKISSFEDRLTRIEDRYWAQFTAMEKAIQRSNEQMNQLLSYTG; via the coding sequence ATGAGTATGCGAATTGGTGGATTAGCCAGTGGAATGGATATAGATACAATGGTTTCCGACTTAATGAAGGCAGAAAGAATTCCATTAGATAAGTTAAAACAAAAGAAGCAAGTTCTTGAATGGCAACGTGATGACTATCGTTCCATGAATACATTGTTATTAAATTTTCGTTCGGAATTAACAAACATGAGGCTTTCCTCAACATATCGCTCAAGAGGTACAACTTCGACTGATGAAACTAAGGTAACTGCAACAGCATCTAGTGCAGCGTCTTTAGCATCTTATTCAATTTCTGCTGTTAATAAGCTTGCTAGCGCAGCAACAAAAGTAAATAGCACATCAATTGCGGATAGTGGAAAAAAAATAGATGTTAATAAATCTTTATATGAAGCTCAGACTGATTTTGCTAATGAGACCTTTGATTGGCAAAAGGGGAGTGTAGAGACTCAAACGATTGCAGCTCCAACAGTAGGGGAACCAATTAAACTATCTTTAAAAGAAGGAGTCTCTATACTTACGAGTAATCCAAGTCATATTAATGTTAAAGTAAATGGGGTCTCATATGAGGTAGTTACTGATCCAGCAGCTACCCTTGATGCGACTAAAAAACAGGTGAAAATAGATTCTAGTGGAAACCTTACTTTTAGCAGTGGCATAACAAAAGATAGCACAATTAAAGTTGATTATGTTGCATCGCATCGTACACAGTCCCATACGATGGCAGAAGCTTCAAATATTATTAAGCTAAGTGACGACGCGAAGCATTCAGCTAGTTCAATTTCAACTATAGTTGTTAAGGGGACAAATGGAGCGGCTGACACAACTTATGAATTTCCGGTAACTGATGGTGTACGTGCAACAGAATTAAAAGATGCAGATGGCAATCTTATAGTAAGAGTAAACAAAGAGTCTGGTGAACTTGAGTTTGGATCTCAAATCTCAAAAGATGTAAAAGTTGAAATTAATTACGAGCAAAAATTCAGTGCATTCTCAATGACTACGTATGGATCTGATAACCAGCCTAAAACTGATAATTTTCTGATTTCAGGTACTGAATCATTGAACTCTGTAATAAACAAAGTAAACTCTTCAAGTATTGGTGTATCAATGTTCTATGACGATGTTACTGGTCGTATGACATTAACGAGAAATGAAACAGGTAATTTTAATCTTACTGGTGATGAGATTACTACCAGTGGATCCCTTATTAATAATGTTTTAGGTTTCGGTGGGGTAACAGAAAACGGTGGAGATAATGCAGAGTTTGTGCTAAATGGGCTGAAAACTACGAGAACATCAAATACGTTCGAGGTAAGTGGTGTCACTTTTACCCTTAAACAGGTTTTTCCAGAATCAACAAATCCTACTCCAGTGAATGTAAATATAACTAATAATACAAATCAGATATTTGAAAATATTAAAGGTTTTGTAACAAAATATAATGAACTCATTGCTAAAATTCAAGGTGAAGTTCAAGAAGAACGTTACAAAGACTATACTCCGTTAACTGATGAACAGCGAGAGGAATTATCTGATAAACAACAAGAGCAATGGGAAGAAAGAGCAAAAAGTGGGATGTTACGAAGAGATCCGACACTAACTTCCTTATTGAATAAGATGCGGTCCAATTTCTCAAATCCTGTTTCAAAAGGAGATATCAATCCTCTGTATAAGCAACTTGCTAGTATAGGAATAAAAACGAGTGCAAATTACCTTGAGGGTGGGAAGCTAGAAATTGATGAGGCAGCTTTAAAAAAAGCAATTGAGGCTGATCCTACATCTGTAGAAAAGTTATTTAATGCAACAGGTTCCACTGAAGGGGAAAAAGGAATCGCTCAACGATTGACGGATACCGTAAATGCAAGTATGGAGAAGTTACGTTCTAAGGCGGGAAATTCTTATACAACAAACACACAGTTTGAAATTGGAAAGTTATTAAATGATGTTGGTAAAAAAATTAGTAGCTTTGAGGATCGTTTGACGAGAATCGAGGATCGGTATTGGGCTCAGTTTACAGCAATGGAAAAAGCCATACAACGCTCAAATGAGCAAATGAATCAACTATTAAGCTACACTGGTTAA
- the flaG gene encoding flagellar protein FlaG, translated as MLDRIVSTNNNSQQIGNASSSNLGNEVKGDNFKINREVEEAKPLNSNEKEKVAKVVDGLNEILTPSHTSLKFEYHEKLNEYYVTLVDDQTKEVVKEIPSKKMLDFYAAMTEAIGLMIDKKI; from the coding sequence ATGTTAGACCGCATAGTATCGACAAACAATAATTCTCAGCAGATTGGAAATGCTAGTTCTTCTAATTTAGGAAATGAAGTTAAAGGGGATAACTTTAAGATAAATCGTGAAGTGGAAGAGGCAAAGCCACTAAATTCTAATGAAAAAGAGAAGGTTGCAAAAGTAGTTGATGGTTTAAATGAAATTTTGACACCATCACATACATCTTTAAAGTTTGAGTATCATGAAAAATTAAATGAATACTATGTAACTCTGGTAGATGATCAAACCAAAGAAGTGGTTAAAGAAATTCCTTCAAAAAAGATGTTAGATTTCTATGCAGCGATGACCGAAGCAATTGGTTTAATGATAGATAAAAAGATTTAG